GCGCCCGACGTCATCGTGCTCGACGTCTCCATGCCGGACCTCCCCGGCACCGAGGTCTGCCGACGGCTGCGCGCCGCCGGGGACGAGACGCCGGTGCTGATGCTGTCCGCGCTCGACCAGCTCGACGACCGGCTGGCCGGACTCCAGGCCGGGGCCGACGACTACCTGGTCAAGCCCTTCGCGCTGCAGGAGCTGGTACTGCGGCTGCACGCGCTGCTGCGGCGCCGGCCGCCCCGGCCCAGCGCGACGCTCCGGGTCGGCGAGCTGACCGTGGACCCCGCCACCCGCGAGGTCCGCTACGGCGGTGCGGCCGTCGAGCTGACCCGCCGTGAGTACGAGCTGCTGGAGGTGCTGACCCGCAACGCCGGGATCGTGCTCACCCGTGACCAGCTGCTGGAACGGGTCTGGGGCTACGACTTCGACGTCCGCACCGACGTGGTCGACACCTTCGTCAGCTACCTCCGGCGGAAGCTGGAGGCGGGCGGGCGCCCGCGGCTGCTGCAGACCGTGCGCGGCGTCGGCTTCGTGCTCCGCAGCGGACCCGCCCGGTGAGCGCCGTCCGGCCGATCCGGCTGTCCACCCGGATCGCCCTGGTCACCGCCGCCGTGGTGCCGGTGCTGGTGCTGCTCTCCGGACTGCTGCTGCTCGGCCTGGTCAGCGGCGACCTGCGGGACCGGCAGGACGCACTGCTGTCCGAGCGGGCCGCCGCCGTGCTGCCGGACGCCCGGACCGAGCTGCGGGCCGCCGGCAACGACCGCTCCCGCCAGGTGACCAACCAGGCGCACCGGATCGCCGCCGGGGCGCTGGACGTCGGCGTCCGGATCACCGGCGCCGACGGCAGCACCGAGCTGGCCGAGGGCCCCCAGCCGAGCCTGACGGCCGCGCTGCCGACCGCCACCGGCGACCCGGTCACCATCCACGCCGACGGCAGCAGCTGGCGGGCGCTCGGCCTGCAGGTCACCGCCACCGCGGCCCAGCCCGGAGGCACCCTCTGGCTGTTCCAGCCGACCTCCGCGGTCGAGGAGGAGGTCGACTCGGTCCGTGGCCGGATCATCCTGGTCGCGCTGATCGCCGCACCCCTCGGCGGACTGCTCGCCTTCCTGGTCGCCGAGCGCGCCGCCCGGCCGCTGCGGCTGCTCCAGCGCCGCACCAGCGGCCTCGACCCGGACGAGCCCGCCACCAGGCTCGAACACGCGCCCACCGGCGTCACCGAGGTGGACGAGCTCGCGCACACCCTGGAGTCCGTGCTCAGCCGCTACGACGAGCAGGCCGCCCGGACCGGGGAGGCGCTGGAGACCGCGCGGGCCTTCGCCGCCTCCGCCTCGCACGAGCTGCGGACCCCGCTGATGAGCATGCGGACCAACCTGGACATCCTCGCCGACCATCCGCAGCTCAGCCCGGAGGACCGGGCGGAGGCGCTGGCCGACCTGCTCAGCGAGCACGCCCGGCTGCTCGGACTGCTCACCGCGCTGCGCTCGCTGGCCCAGGGCGACCTGGTCCAGGCCGACGCCTTCGCCCCGCTGGACCTCGCCGAACTGGTCGAGGCCGCCGCCGCCGACGCCCGCCGCCGCCGTCCGCGGGCCTCGCTGGAACTGGTCTCCACCGCCTCGCTGCCGATGCTCGCCTGGGAGTCCGGGCTGCGGATGGCCGTGGACAACCTGATCACCAACGCCCTGGTGCACGGAGCGCCCCCGGGCCGGGAGGCGTCGATCCGGGTCACCCTGAGGAGGGACGGCGACCAGGCGCTGCTGACGGTCGACGACGGCGGCCCCGGGGTACCGGTCGCGGAGCGGGAGGCGGTGTTCGGCCGCTTCCGGCGCGGCCCGGCCAGCCCCGGCTCCGGCCTCGGCCTCACCCTGGTGGCCCAGCAGATCGCCCTGCACCGGGGCAGCGTCCTGATCACCGACCCGCCGTACGGCTACGGCACCCGGGTCGAGGTCCGGCTGCCGCTGGCCGGCCACCCGGTGCGGTCCTCGACCGTCACCCTGCCGCTGCGCCGGGACTGGCTCCGCGCCGGTGGCGGGCCGACCGGGGGCTGAGACGGCGACCTTCCCCGGCGGAGCACAAGGTTTCCACAAAGACGCTTCCTACGCTGCGGGGCAGATGGAGCGTCAACCACGCTCCGCCGCAGTGGAGGAGACTTCCATGTCCATTCGTCGACCCGCCCTCGCCTCCGGCCTGGCCGCCCTGGCCCTGGCCGGTTCGCTGCTCGCGGCGGGCACTCCCGCCTTCGCCGCCGGCAGCACCGCCTCGCCGAGCGCCTCGGCCAAGGCCCCCAGGGACAACGAGGTGAAGGGCATCTGCCTGCGTGCCCCGCGGATCGAACTCCGGGTCACCAAGGCGATCGCCCGCATCAACGGGCCGGTCACCGAGCTCGGCTCGATCGCCCACCTGCAGAAGCGCGTGGACAAGGCCCAGGCCGCCGGTGACACCGCGATCGCGACCTACCTGAACGACCGGCTGACCGCGCGCAAGGCGCTGGTCGGCACGCTGACCCAGCGCCAGTCCGACCTCCAGGCGGTCGAGACCTGGTGCTCCGCGAACAACAACGGCGCCTCCTGATGGCCCGCGACCGCCGGAGCCGGGGCGCTCTGGTCCTCGCCGCGGCCGTGGCCGTGCTGGCGCTGGCCGGCTGCTCGGGCAGCGGCGGAACCGCCGCCCGGCAGGCCGCCAACGCCGCGAACGGCGGCTCCGCGCCCACCGCCCCGGCCGCCTCGGGCAGCGGCGCCGGTGGTGGCTCGCCCGCCGAGGCCGTACCCACCGGCACCTCGCCCGCCGTGGTCCAGCAGATGCTGCAGAAGGTCAACGCCGCGCAGAGCGCCGCCGACGCGGCCGACTCGGACGCGGCCACCGACCCGAAGTAGCCTCAGCCCCGAAGCAGCCTCAGCCCCGAAGCAGCCTCAGCCCCGAAGACTGCGCAGTCGGCGGCGGCGGAGCACCAGCACCGTGCCCGCCACCGCGGCCAGCACCACCGCGCCGACCGCGCCGGACCAGCCCACCGGGCCCGGACCGGCGTCCGCGTCGGCGGTGACCGACGGTCGCGCCGGCGCCTTCCTGACGGCGGGGGCGCGGCTCGCGACGGCCGGTACGACCGCGTCCAGGCTGCCGACCGGGCGCAGCCGGCTCTCGGCCGCGAACCCCCAGTCCAGCAGTTGCCGCGCCTCGTTGTAGACCGCGTCGTACTGCCCGGACTGGGGGTTCATCAGCGTCACCAGAATCGTCCGGCCGCCCCGGCGCGCCCCCACCACCAGGGTGTTCCCGGCGTTGGTGGTGTAGCCGTTCTTCACCCCGATCAGGCCCGGGTAGCGGCTGACGCCGTCGATGCCGGACAGCAGCCGGTCGGTGTTGTCGATCTCGAAGGGCCTGCCCCGGGTGCTCGGCCCGCCGGGGAACTCCGCCACCGCCGTGGAGCAGTAGCGGGCGAAGTCCGGGTTCTCCAGCCCGGCGCGGGCGAACAGGGTGAGGTCGTAGGCCGAGGAGACCTGGCCGGGCTCGTCGTACCCGTCCGGGGTGACCACCCGGGTGTCGTTCGCGCCCAGTTTCCTGGCCTCGGCCTGCATGTCGGCGACGGTGGCCGGCACCCCGCCGTTCATCGCGGCCAGCACGTGGACGGCATCGTTGCCGGACCGCAGGAACACGCCCAGCCACAGGTCGGAGACCTTGTAGGTCTGCCCGGAGACCACCCCCACCTGGCTGCTGCCCTGGCCCATCCCGGCCAGGTCGGCGTCGGTGACCCGGCGGGTCGCGTTCGCCGGGAGCCGCGGCAGGACGGTGTCCGCGAACAGCGTCTTCAGCGTGCTGGCCGGCGGCAGCGGCCAGTGCGCGTTCTTCGCCGCGAGCACCGCGCCGCTGCCGTCGTCGGACACCATCCAGGAGAGCGCGGAGATGTCGGCCGGCACCGCCGGGGCGCCGGGCAGCAGAGCGCTCTGCACCCCGGTGAGGCCCAGTCTGACGCCGCCGACCGCCGACATCCGGGCGGGCGGCTGGGCCGCCGGCGCGGCGGCGCCGGTCAGGCAGGCAGCGGTCGCGAGCGCGCCGAGCGCCGCCGACATCCATACGAAACGCTGATCGAGATGCACCGTCAGACCGTACCCAACCAGTCGGCGGGGGTGACACACCCCGAGGAAGAACCCCCGGTCGGCCCTCTCATACTGGAACCATGAAACTGAGCCGCCGCGCCTCCTGGTTCCTGACCGCCTTCGGCATCTGGTCGATCTGGATCTGGGTGACCTTCTTCAAGAACCTGTGGGCGGACGGCGAGGGGCTGGCCTTCGTCCACGGGGACCACTCCCGTCCCACCGCGTACTTCTGGATCCACGCGCTGCTCGCCCTGACCTCGCTGGTGCTGGGGGTGATCGTCGGCTGGATCGGGGTGCGCTCGCTGCGCGCCCTGCGCGCCGAGCAGGCGGCGGCGGCCCCGGCGCCCGCCGAGCGGGTCGACGAGCCGGTGGCTAAGTAGCAGCCGCGAGCACGACCGAGGCCCCGCCCCGGATCACCGGGACGGGGCCTCAGCCTCAGTCAGCTCTCAGTGGCGACGCCGCTCTCAGAAGCGACGGGTGACCAGCGCCCGCTTCACTTCCTGGATCGCCTTGGTGACCTCGATACCGCGCGGGCAGGCGTCCGTGCAGTTGAAGGTCGTGCGGCAGCGCCACACGCCGTCGCGGTCGTTCAGGATCTCCAGCCGCTGCTCCGCGCCCTCGTCACGCGAGTCGAAGATGAAGCGGTGGGCGTTGACGATGGCCGCCGGGCCGAAGTACTGGCCGTCGTTCCAGAACACCGGGCAGGACGTGGTGCAGGCGGCGCAGAGGATGCACTTGGTGGTGTCCTCGAAGCGCTGCACGTCCTCCTCGGACTGGATCCGCTCCTTGGTCGGCGCGTTGCCGGTGGTGATCAGGAACGGCATCACGTCGCGGTACGCCTGGAAGAACGGGTCCATGTCCACGACCAGGTCCTTCAGGACCGTGAGGCCCTTGATGGGCTCGATCGTGATCGGCTTCTCCGGCGAGACGTCCTTGATCAGGGTCTTGCAGGCGAGCCGGTTCTTGCCGTTGATCCGCATGGCGTCGGAGCCGCAGACACCGTGGGCGCAGGAGCGACGGTACGTCAGCGTGCCGTCCTGCTCCCACTTGACCGTGTTGATCGCGTCCAGGACGCGGATCTTCGGGTCCACGGTCAGCTGGTAGTCCACCCACACCGCGTCCGGGTGCTCCTCCGGGTTGAACCGGCGGATCCGGAGGGTGATGGTGATCAGCTCGACCTTGCCGGACTCGGCGGCGTCCAGCGCGGCGGAGTGGGCGTTGCCCTGGGCCGCCGTGTCGTCGATCGTGGGGGTGCTCATCAGTACTTACGCTCCATCGGCTGGTAGCGGGTCACCACGACCGGCTTGTAGTCCAGGCGGATGCTGTCCTTGCCGTCAGCGTCCACCTCGCGGTACGCCATGGTGTGCTGCATGAAGTTGACGTCGTCGCGGGTCGGGTAGTCCTCGCGGAAGTGGCCGCCGCGCGACTCCTTGCGGGCGAGCCCCGACACCGCCGTGACCTCGGCCAGGTCGAGCAGGTTGCCCAGCTCCACGGCCTCCAGCAGGTCGGTGTTGTAGCGCTGGCCCTTGTCCATCACCGAGATGTTCTTGTAGCGCTCCTTCAGCGCGGCGATGTCCTCCACCGCCTGCTTCAGGGTCGCCTCGGTGCGGTACACCATCGAGTTGGTGTCCATGGTCTCCTGCAGCGCCGTGCGGATGTCCACCACCCGCTCGGTGCCGGTGGAGGTGCGGATCCGCTCCAGCATCTCCACGACCTGCGCGGCCGGGTTCTCCGGCAGCTCGACGTACTCGGCGGTCTGCGAGTAGTCCGCGGCGGCGATGCCGGCCCGGCGCCCGAAGACGTTGATGTCGAGCAGCGAGTTGGTGCCGAGCCGGTTGGCGCCGTGCACCGACACGCAGGCGACCTCGCCGGCGGCGTAGAGGCCGGGGACGACGGTGTCGTTGTCCTTCAGCACCTCGCCCAGGACGTTGGTCGGGATGCCGCCCATGGCGTAGTGCGCCGTCGGCTGGATCGGGATCGGGTCCGTGTAGGGCTCGATGCCGAGGTAGGTCCGGGCGAACTCGGTGATGTCCGGGAGCTTGGCGTCCAGCTGCTCCGGCGGAAGGTGCGTCAGGTCGAGGTAGACGTGGTCGCCCTCCAGGCCGCAGCCGTTGCCGTTGCGGATCTCGGTGTAGATCGCGCGGGAGACGACGTCGCGGGAGGC
The Streptacidiphilus albus JL83 genome window above contains:
- a CDS encoding response regulator transcription factor produces the protein MAERHGTVLVVDDDAAIRRSLERGLRLSGFAVLLADGGVAALAAHDRAAPDVIVLDVSMPDLPGTEVCRRLRAAGDETPVLMLSALDQLDDRLAGLQAGADDYLVKPFALQELVLRLHALLRRRPPRPSATLRVGELTVDPATREVRYGGAAVELTRREYELLEVLTRNAGIVLTRDQLLERVWGYDFDVRTDVVDTFVSYLRRKLEAGGRPRLLQTVRGVGFVLRSGPAR
- a CDS encoding sensor histidine kinase, with translation MSAVRPIRLSTRIALVTAAVVPVLVLLSGLLLLGLVSGDLRDRQDALLSERAAAVLPDARTELRAAGNDRSRQVTNQAHRIAAGALDVGVRITGADGSTELAEGPQPSLTAALPTATGDPVTIHADGSSWRALGLQVTATAAQPGGTLWLFQPTSAVEEEVDSVRGRIILVALIAAPLGGLLAFLVAERAARPLRLLQRRTSGLDPDEPATRLEHAPTGVTEVDELAHTLESVLSRYDEQAARTGEALETARAFAASASHELRTPLMSMRTNLDILADHPQLSPEDRAEALADLLSEHARLLGLLTALRSLAQGDLVQADAFAPLDLAELVEAAAADARRRRPRASLELVSTASLPMLAWESGLRMAVDNLITNALVHGAPPGREASIRVTLRRDGDQALLTVDDGGPGVPVAEREAVFGRFRRGPASPGSGLGLTLVAQQIALHRGSVLITDPPYGYGTRVEVRLPLAGHPVRSSTVTLPLRRDWLRAGGGPTGG
- a CDS encoding D-alanyl-D-alanine carboxypeptidase family protein, whose protein sequence is MHLDQRFVWMSAALGALATAACLTGAAAPAAQPPARMSAVGGVRLGLTGVQSALLPGAPAVPADISALSWMVSDDGSGAVLAAKNAHWPLPPASTLKTLFADTVLPRLPANATRRVTDADLAGMGQGSSQVGVVSGQTYKVSDLWLGVFLRSGNDAVHVLAAMNGGVPATVADMQAEARKLGANDTRVVTPDGYDEPGQVSSAYDLTLFARAGLENPDFARYCSTAVAEFPGGPSTRGRPFEIDNTDRLLSGIDGVSRYPGLIGVKNGYTTNAGNTLVVGARRGGRTILVTLMNPQSGQYDAVYNEARQLLDWGFAAESRLRPVGSLDAVVPAVASRAPAVRKAPARPSVTADADAGPGPVGWSGAVGAVVLAAVAGTVLVLRRRRLRSLRG
- a CDS encoding SCO4848 family membrane protein, which encodes MKLSRRASWFLTAFGIWSIWIWVTFFKNLWADGEGLAFVHGDHSRPTAYFWIHALLALTSLVLGVIVGWIGVRSLRALRAEQAAAAPAPAERVDEPVAK
- a CDS encoding succinate dehydrogenase iron-sulfur subunit, giving the protein MSTPTIDDTAAQGNAHSAALDAAESGKVELITITLRIRRFNPEEHPDAVWVDYQLTVDPKIRVLDAINTVKWEQDGTLTYRRSCAHGVCGSDAMRINGKNRLACKTLIKDVSPEKPITIEPIKGLTVLKDLVVDMDPFFQAYRDVMPFLITTGNAPTKERIQSEEDVQRFEDTTKCILCAACTTSCPVFWNDGQYFGPAAIVNAHRFIFDSRDEGAEQRLEILNDRDGVWRCRTTFNCTDACPRGIEVTKAIQEVKRALVTRRF
- the sdhA gene encoding succinate dehydrogenase flavoprotein subunit, which codes for MQVHKYDTVIVGAGGAGMRAAIESTKRSRTAVLTKLYPTRSHTGAAQGGMAAALANVEEDNWEWHTFDTVKGGDYLVDQDAAEILAKEAIDAVLDLEKMGLPFNRTPEGKIDQRRFGGHTRDHGQAAVRRSCYAADRTGHMILQTLYQNCVKEGVEFFNEFYVLDLLLSEVDGETRVSGVVSYELATGEVHVFQAKSVIFASGGNGKFFKVTSNAHTLTGDGQAAAFRRGLPLEDMEFFQFHPTGIWRMGILLTEGARGEGGILRNKHGERFMEKYAPVMKDLASRDVVSRAIYTEIRNGNGCGLEGDHVYLDLTHLPPEQLDAKLPDITEFARTYLGIEPYTDPIPIQPTAHYAMGGIPTNVLGEVLKDNDTVVPGLYAAGEVACVSVHGANRLGTNSLLDINVFGRRAGIAAADYSQTAEYVELPENPAAQVVEMLERIRTSTGTERVVDIRTALQETMDTNSMVYRTEATLKQAVEDIAALKERYKNISVMDKGQRYNTDLLEAVELGNLLDLAEVTAVSGLARKESRGGHFREDYPTRDDVNFMQHTMAYREVDADGKDSIRLDYKPVVVTRYQPMERKY